In Chromobacterium rhizoryzae, one genomic interval encodes:
- a CDS encoding ATP-binding protein — protein sequence MTTTIRPKDRDSVLQSLRAGVVPRSGQHLIQVGRTREIETMVNDIDRIADGGSGFRVVIGEYGAGKTFFLNLVRAVAMERKLVVASADLNPDRRLHASGGQARSLYAELMRNLSTRTKPEGGALVGIVEKFIATAKTDAKTQGLATEAIIRERLNHLTELVNGYDFADVIAAYCRGFEEGNEELKANAIRWLRGEYSTKTDARQALGVRSIVDDASIYDQLKLLSRFVRLAGFTGLLVSLDELVNLYKLANTQARNSNYEQILRILNDSLQGSAEGLGFILGGTPEFLLDPRRGLYSYPALQSRLAQNSFATGELVDLSGPVVRLSSLTPEDFYVLLQKIRGVFALGDESKYLVPDQGIFSFMEHCSKRIGDAYFRTPRTTITSFINLLAILEQNPGTAWQELLGGVEVLADTGGNADLAVEGEDDDEFASFKM from the coding sequence ATGACTACGACCATTCGCCCGAAAGACCGAGATTCTGTTCTCCAATCTCTTCGTGCCGGCGTTGTACCACGTTCAGGTCAGCACCTCATCCAGGTGGGCCGTACGCGTGAAATCGAAACAATGGTTAATGATATTGACCGGATTGCTGATGGCGGTTCAGGATTCCGGGTCGTCATTGGAGAGTATGGTGCTGGCAAGACCTTCTTTCTTAATTTAGTGCGTGCGGTTGCTATGGAGCGAAAGCTGGTGGTGGCCAGTGCTGACCTGAACCCTGACCGCCGCCTACATGCAAGTGGGGGCCAAGCACGTTCGCTGTACGCTGAATTGATGCGCAATCTGTCGACGCGTACTAAGCCGGAAGGCGGCGCACTGGTTGGTATCGTCGAGAAGTTCATCGCGACGGCCAAGACTGATGCCAAGACGCAGGGCCTGGCCACAGAGGCCATTATTCGTGAGCGGCTCAACCATCTCACCGAATTGGTTAATGGCTACGATTTTGCTGACGTGATTGCGGCCTACTGCCGAGGCTTCGAAGAGGGCAATGAAGAACTCAAAGCCAATGCTATCCGTTGGTTGCGTGGGGAATACTCGACCAAGACGGATGCTAGGCAAGCACTTGGGGTACGTAGCATCGTCGATGATGCCTCCATTTACGACCAGCTTAAGCTGTTGTCGCGCTTCGTAAGATTGGCAGGGTTCACTGGTCTCCTGGTTAGCCTTGATGAGCTAGTCAACCTCTACAAGTTGGCAAATACGCAGGCGCGCAACTCCAACTACGAACAGATTCTGCGTATTCTGAACGATTCGCTCCAAGGCTCCGCTGAAGGCCTTGGGTTTATCCTTGGAGGCACGCCTGAGTTTCTCCTTGACCCAAGACGGGGGCTGTATAGCTATCCGGCTTTGCAGAGCCGACTCGCCCAGAACAGCTTTGCAACAGGGGAGTTAGTCGACTTAAGCGGTCCTGTCGTTCGACTATCAAGCCTGACGCCAGAAGACTTCTACGTGCTACTACAGAAGATTCGGGGAGTATTTGCATTGGGTGACGAGAGCAAATACCTCGTTCCAGACCAAGGTATCTTCAGTTTCATGGAGCATTGCTCGAAACGGATTGGCGATGCTTACTTTCGTACGCCCCGAACTACCATTACGTCCTTCATCAACCTGCTGGCTATCTTGGAGCAAAACCCTGGCACAGCATGGCAGGAGCTGCTGGGGGGCGTCGAAGTGCTCGCCGACACTGGTGGTAACGCAGATTTGGCGGTTGAGGGCGAGGATGACGACGAATTTGCATCCTTCAAAATGTAA